One genomic window of Hymenobacter radiodurans includes the following:
- a CDS encoding DUF4099 domain-containing protein produces the protein MTEQAEPTSGAGEQPNPQAVGPAAVPKKPAVLNVEETRDEFIKNAQPVAAALRQRGKEAEATQLEQAAHVIALAVGAPRQATPGDALKGESVSQVLQNIWDVIDKDPALQKLPQAQNLRKAGLALDGAGLLNITIRDGVIVSFVSNFADNFSQAQKAVGKPGERPQVNLVRPSLTAAVGAQQPAPAQIPAPTAKPAAGEQPAAAPALAPAAAAKPTSLLAPEVLQKAKALYQENQLGMAPIRAGFTREDLPLPLLEKMGVKVAELEQSGQLQKLLSGQKTDLLSSFSLRNAHGEEIPFAAKLVLRRDAAGAPSLQFDLPKQQLVIPEQILGKEITPAMKEQLTTHGVVPLSEGFRDGKGQTFAAYVAIDQEMNRVVAVRREGIAVPKELLGVPLSPQQNQQLLGGYPTKVTGMTNQKSQLFDATVVLDPVKRTLRFRDVQPHVAQQLTEKDEAVAPRPKMRR, from the coding sequence ATGACTGAGCAAGCCGAACCAACGTCCGGTGCTGGAGAGCAGCCCAATCCCCAAGCCGTAGGGCCAGCAGCGGTCCCGAAGAAACCCGCCGTTCTCAACGTCGAGGAAACGCGGGATGAATTCATCAAAAACGCCCAGCCCGTGGCCGCTGCCCTCCGCCAGCGGGGCAAAGAAGCCGAGGCCACGCAACTCGAGCAGGCCGCCCACGTGATTGCCCTAGCCGTTGGGGCCCCGCGGCAGGCCACCCCGGGTGATGCCCTGAAGGGCGAATCAGTAAGCCAGGTACTCCAGAATATCTGGGACGTTATTGACAAAGACCCTGCGTTGCAGAAGCTGCCCCAGGCCCAGAACCTGCGGAAGGCGGGTCTGGCGCTGGACGGGGCGGGGCTGCTCAACATCACCATTCGCGATGGCGTAATCGTGAGCTTCGTCAGCAACTTTGCCGACAACTTCAGCCAGGCCCAGAAAGCCGTAGGGAAGCCCGGCGAGAGGCCCCAGGTAAACCTAGTGCGGCCTTCTCTCACTGCCGCAGTTGGGGCGCAGCAGCCAGCCCCAGCTCAGATACCGGCACCAACGGCTAAGCCCGCGGCCGGGGAGCAGCCGGCAGCCGCGCCGGCGCTAGCGCCTGCGGCGGCGGCAAAGCCTACCTCGCTACTCGCGCCGGAAGTCCTGCAAAAAGCCAAGGCCCTCTACCAGGAAAACCAGCTAGGAATGGCTCCTATTAGGGCCGGTTTCACGAGGGAGGATTTGCCGCTGCCGCTGCTGGAGAAAATGGGGGTGAAGGTAGCCGAGCTGGAGCAGTCCGGGCAGTTGCAGAAGCTGCTGAGTGGGCAGAAAACCGATCTACTCTCGTCCTTCTCCCTACGCAATGCGCACGGGGAAGAAATCCCCTTTGCCGCCAAGCTGGTGCTGCGGCGCGACGCGGCGGGCGCGCCGAGCCTGCAGTTTGATTTGCCCAAACAGCAACTAGTCATTCCCGAGCAGATTCTAGGCAAGGAGATTACGCCGGCCATGAAAGAGCAACTGACCACGCACGGGGTAGTACCGCTGAGCGAAGGCTTCCGCGATGGCAAGGGCCAGACGTTTGCCGCCTACGTGGCCATCGATCAGGAAATGAACCGGGTGGTCGCCGTTCGCCGGGAGGGTATCGCGGTGCCCAAAGAGCTGCTGGGCGTACCGCTGAGCCCGCAGCAGAACCAGCAGCTCCTGGGGGGCTACCCGACGAAAGTAACGGGGATGACCAACCAGAAAAGCCAGTTGTTCGACGCGACGGTCGTGCTCGACCCCGTCAAGCGAACGCTCCGCTTCCGCGACGTCCAGCCGCACGTCGCGCAGCAGCTAACGGAAAAGGATGAGGCGGTAGCCCCCCGGCCCAAAATGCGAAGGTAA
- a CDS encoding cation diffusion facilitator family transporter, which translates to MTPTASPTNRERAERGQASTLLGIGANMALVLGKGTAGVLGNSYALIADAIESATDIVSSGIVWLGLRTAAREPDENHPYGHGKAEPLAAILVATALVGAAAFIAYESIQRIQTPHALPARFTLAVLAVIIALKETLYRRVMRVGQEVDSAAVKADAWHHRADAITSCTAFVGISIALLGGAGYESADDWAALVACGFIVYNAYHIFRPAFGEIMDEAPAGPWVADVRALAEAVPGVVGTEKCFVRKMGFEFFVDLHVLVDGGISVRQGHAIAGAVKAAIKQARPAVYNVLVHIEPDHK; encoded by the coding sequence ATGACCCCAACTGCCTCTCCCACCAACCGTGAGCGCGCCGAGCGCGGCCAGGCCTCGACGCTGCTGGGCATTGGGGCCAACATGGCCCTGGTGCTGGGCAAGGGCACAGCCGGCGTGTTGGGCAACTCCTACGCCCTGATTGCCGATGCCATCGAGTCCGCCACCGATATTGTGAGCTCCGGCATTGTCTGGCTGGGGCTGCGCACGGCTGCCCGCGAGCCCGACGAAAATCACCCGTACGGGCACGGCAAAGCCGAGCCCCTGGCGGCCATTTTGGTCGCCACCGCCCTCGTGGGTGCGGCCGCTTTCATCGCCTACGAAAGCATTCAGCGCATTCAGACGCCCCACGCCCTGCCCGCGCGCTTTACGCTGGCCGTGCTGGCCGTCATCATTGCCCTCAAGGAAACCCTTTACCGCCGGGTAATGCGCGTGGGCCAGGAAGTAGACAGCGCCGCCGTCAAGGCTGATGCCTGGCACCACCGAGCCGACGCCATTACCTCGTGCACGGCCTTCGTGGGCATTAGCATTGCCCTGCTGGGTGGGGCGGGCTACGAGAGTGCCGACGACTGGGCCGCGCTGGTGGCCTGCGGCTTTATCGTCTACAACGCCTACCACATCTTCCGGCCTGCGTTCGGGGAAATTATGGACGAAGCCCCGGCCGGCCCCTGGGTCGCGGACGTACGCGCCCTGGCCGAAGCCGTGCCCGGGGTCGTGGGCACCGAGAAGTGCTTCGTGCGCAAGATGGGCTTTGAGTTTTTTGTGGACCTGCACGTGCTGGTGGACGGGGGCATCAGCGTGCGCCAAGGCCACGCCATTGCCGGGGCCGTGAAAGCGGCCATCAAGCAAGCCCGGCCGGCCGTGTACAACGTGCTGGTGCATATCGAGCCGGACCACAAGTAG
- a CDS encoding DUF3703 domain-containing protein, with protein MQTLLLPPSLRPHFQQELQAARAAYARQDAASAFHHLERAHVLGQRWAVSHTHVHLLMLWHGWRTRNGREILGQLPRIVFGFLGSLVGRVPTGNTGGANVRAEQPMPLPADLQRLLDQQM; from the coding sequence ATGCAAACCCTGTTACTTCCTCCCTCCCTGCGGCCCCATTTTCAGCAGGAGCTGCAAGCCGCCCGGGCCGCCTATGCCCGGCAGGATGCGGCCAGCGCGTTTCATCATCTGGAGCGGGCGCATGTGCTGGGGCAGCGCTGGGCCGTGTCCCACACGCACGTGCACCTGCTCATGCTGTGGCACGGCTGGCGTACCCGTAACGGGCGGGAAATTTTAGGTCAGCTTCCCCGTATTGTATTTGGGTTCCTCGGTTCGTTAGTCGGCCGGGTGCCGACGGGAAATACCGGGGGTGCCAACGTGAGAGCAGAGCAACCGATGCCCCTGCCGGCGGACCTGCAGCGTCTGCTCGACCAGCAAATGTAG
- the mobC gene encoding conjugal transfer protein MobC, translating into MEDEKSLRKIMDFMRLISVLLVLLHVYYYCYGFFSEQHLTAAWSGQLLTRFSTKTALFQAPYVTKLAAAVFLALSCLGTRGRPKEGQSGPPIASSLAVGAALFFGSGLLLELAYSPAVRTALYSSTTAVGFLLLLRAGNLISRLLKMNLMSDIFNSENETFPQEERKLENEFSVNLPTSYQLKGKSRQGWVNIVNPFRGTVVYGTPGSGKSFAIINQFIKQHLAKGFTMYVYDFKFDDLSRIVYNELLKHQDKYKNPVRFYVINFDDPRKSHRCNPLLPAMMTDIVDAYESAATIMLNLNKKWIEKQGEFFVESPINFVAAIIWFLKLYENGKYCTFPHVIEFLGREYQEMFPILASYPEIENYVRPFISAYQGDAMEQLEGQIASARIPLSRLASPQLYWVMSGNDFTLDINNPAEPKVLCVGNNPAREVIYGAALGLYNARLVKLVNQKGKLKTSLIIDELPTIYFKGLDKLIATARSNQVSTCLGIQDKSQLDRDYGKAESSVIQNTIGNVLSGQVTGESAEALSKRFGRIVQQRQSLTSNSRDTSYTLATQLDSMIPASTIAGLSQGTFVGAVADNFGEEISQKVFHAKIMVDVAKTKQQEGDYADIPDITSFVDPATGEDTTEQVIRSNYKAIKDDIAAIVKTELERIASEPNLQHLLHTKKAKAKA; encoded by the coding sequence ATGGAAGATGAAAAAAGCCTCCGGAAGATCATGGACTTCATGCGCCTGATCAGTGTACTGCTCGTGCTGCTGCACGTCTACTACTACTGTTACGGCTTCTTTAGCGAGCAGCACCTGACGGCCGCCTGGTCGGGTCAGCTACTGACCCGGTTCAGCACGAAAACGGCCCTGTTTCAGGCCCCCTACGTGACGAAGCTGGCGGCCGCGGTATTCTTAGCGCTTTCGTGCCTGGGGACGCGGGGTAGGCCCAAAGAGGGCCAATCCGGGCCGCCCATTGCGAGTAGCCTAGCGGTGGGGGCGGCGCTATTCTTTGGTAGTGGGCTGCTCTTGGAGCTGGCTTACTCACCGGCCGTGCGCACGGCCCTGTATAGTAGCACCACGGCCGTCGGCTTTTTGCTCCTGCTCCGGGCCGGCAACTTGATTAGTCGCCTACTGAAGATGAACCTGATGAGTGATATTTTCAACTCTGAAAACGAGACGTTCCCCCAGGAAGAAAGAAAGCTGGAGAACGAGTTTTCCGTGAACCTGCCCACCTCGTACCAACTAAAGGGCAAGAGCCGCCAGGGCTGGGTCAACATCGTCAATCCGTTTCGCGGGACGGTGGTGTATGGCACGCCGGGCTCGGGGAAGTCCTTCGCCATAATCAACCAATTCATCAAGCAGCACCTAGCCAAGGGCTTTACCATGTACGTGTATGATTTTAAGTTCGATGATCTGAGCCGCATCGTGTATAACGAGCTGCTCAAGCACCAGGACAAGTACAAGAACCCGGTGCGCTTCTACGTGATCAACTTCGATGACCCGCGCAAAAGCCACCGCTGCAATCCCCTCTTACCCGCGATGATGACCGACATCGTGGATGCCTACGAATCGGCCGCCACCATCATGCTCAACCTAAACAAAAAGTGGATCGAGAAGCAGGGCGAGTTCTTTGTCGAGTCACCCATCAACTTCGTGGCGGCCATCATCTGGTTTCTCAAGCTCTATGAAAATGGCAAGTACTGCACCTTCCCGCACGTGATCGAGTTTCTGGGCCGCGAGTACCAGGAAATGTTTCCCATCTTGGCCTCCTACCCCGAAATCGAAAACTATGTGCGCCCGTTTATCAGTGCCTACCAGGGCGACGCGATGGAGCAGCTGGAGGGCCAGATTGCCTCGGCGCGCATCCCGCTTTCGCGCCTGGCCTCGCCTCAGCTCTACTGGGTGATGAGTGGCAACGACTTTACCCTGGATATCAACAATCCGGCCGAGCCCAAGGTCTTGTGCGTGGGCAACAACCCCGCGCGGGAAGTCATTTACGGGGCCGCCCTAGGGCTGTATAATGCCCGCCTGGTGAAGCTGGTTAACCAAAAGGGCAAGCTTAAAACCTCCCTTATCATTGATGAGCTGCCGACCATCTACTTCAAAGGATTGGATAAGCTGATCGCCACGGCCCGCAGCAACCAGGTTTCTACTTGCCTGGGCATTCAGGATAAGAGCCAGCTGGACCGCGATTACGGCAAGGCTGAATCCTCCGTGATTCAAAATACCATCGGCAACGTGCTCTCGGGGCAGGTCACGGGGGAGAGCGCCGAGGCCCTGAGCAAGCGTTTCGGCCGCATCGTGCAGCAGCGGCAGTCGCTGACCAGCAACAGCCGCGACACGAGCTACACCCTGGCCACCCAGCTCGATAGCATGATTCCCGCCAGCACGATTGCCGGCCTGAGCCAAGGCACCTTCGTGGGCGCTGTGGCCGACAATTTCGGCGAAGAGATCAGCCAGAAGGTGTTTCACGCCAAGATTATGGTCGATGTAGCGAAAACGAAGCAGCAGGAAGGGGACTACGCCGACATTCCCGACATCACCAGCTTCGTCGACCCGGCGACGGGGGAGGACACCACGGAGCAGGTTATCCGCTCCAACTACAAGGCTATCAAGGACGATATTGCGGCCATTGTGAAGACGGAATTGGAAAGGATTGCCAGCGAACCCAACTTGCAGCACTTACTCCACACCAAAAAGGCGAAGGCAAAAGCATGA
- a CDS encoding DUF305 domain-containing protein — MHPDLLSTRCTPAPRPYFRSGGALLLAALLLALAVSSCSSETADSAAHEAKIPGAAKPAPASVAGLPNLADSLQLLVRQLDTVRRIGCWDEDFARLMAVHHAGAQRLAAVEISHGLDSTLRTMAQHVLKGHRRDKQVLLLALRRDPPQGQEYRPGNNRDPFVRRIAAALAPLRQLPVLPGTVDADFATLMQVHHRSGVALAQTELAFGRNPELRAEARRIVQDQQVEINQYQRWLQAHTAPAIE, encoded by the coding sequence ATGCACCCCGACCTGCTTTCCACGCGCTGCACCCCGGCGCCCCGCCCCTACTTCCGTTCCGGCGGGGCGCTGCTGCTGGCGGCCCTACTCCTGGCCCTGGCCGTAAGCAGCTGTAGTTCCGAGACCGCTGATTCGGCGGCGCACGAAGCCAAAATACCCGGCGCGGCCAAGCCGGCTCCGGCCTCGGTGGCCGGGCTTCCGAATCTGGCCGACTCCCTGCAGCTGCTGGTGCGCCAATTGGACACGGTGCGCCGCATTGGCTGCTGGGACGAAGACTTTGCCCGCCTGATGGCCGTGCACCACGCCGGGGCCCAGCGCTTGGCGGCGGTCGAGATCTCCCATGGCTTGGACTCCACCCTACGCACCATGGCCCAGCACGTACTCAAGGGCCACCGACGGGACAAGCAGGTGCTGCTGCTGGCGCTGCGGCGGGATCCGCCCCAGGGCCAGGAGTACCGACCCGGCAACAACCGCGACCCGTTTGTGCGGCGGATAGCCGCGGCGCTGGCCCCGCTACGGCAGCTGCCGGTGTTACCCGGCACCGTTGACGCCGACTTTGCCACGCTCATGCAGGTGCACCACCGCAGTGGCGTGGCCCTGGCGCAGACTGAGCTGGCCTTTGGCCGGAACCCGGAGTTGAGGGCGGAGGCCCGCCGCATTGTGCAGGACCAACAGGTTGAAATCAACCAGTACCAGCGCTGGCTGCAGGCCCACACGGCACCTGCTATCGAGTAA
- a CDS encoding GDCCVxC domain-containing (seleno)protein, protein MIPLTPAIATPAVTLTSVLTCPVCQHAQAEQMPTDACQWFYECPSCHTVLKPLAGDCCVFCSYGTVPCPPIQEQGKGACGCC, encoded by the coding sequence ATGATTCCCCTAACGCCTGCTATTGCTACGCCAGCCGTCACGCTGACCTCGGTGCTCACCTGCCCGGTCTGCCAGCACGCGCAAGCCGAGCAGATGCCCACTGATGCCTGCCAGTGGTTTTACGAGTGCCCCAGCTGCCATACCGTGCTCAAGCCGCTGGCCGGCGATTGTTGCGTGTTTTGCTCCTATGGTACGGTGCCCTGCCCGCCCATTCAGGAGCAGGGCAAAGGCGCCTGCGGCTGCTGCTAA
- a CDS encoding toprim domain-containing protein, which yields MQTPREPELTFDQVKQAINLVDLVLTLGYEHHRQQSGPALDQGKFHTFNYRGKAKLDQVIIYKAPSGDYLYFNRADERDKGSVIDFLKNRLENPRIAGIQASRGKSIWGSVLDNARRFLNLPEPQRKTSPQLQQLIIPVQRGDQYVPDFLRQTMPLTDTRHLNARGLSNETLSNGCFEGRILNQVHEGVSKTGQPYKFVNTAFPQVYNDKIVGLEIKAQGFQGQAADSLNSSALWLSNSGPKTNTLLVTETAIDALSHYQLKQPTNTMYASTSGQLTGNQVVEIRRLITNQNLKTVKPAFDHTVAGHVFDTKLITGLAHVLTPMHIERSLPGQLTVTINSDQESYFRKLHEQTKNYNQQVTEGYFQLAGRHAPPTHTLQSELILAGKEADNRYQFHIPKRVEALAFFNRALLQSYPMSVKMDLEKSRASDWNNQLKESLKEKANAQVPDALAAEEANRRRSLRR from the coding sequence ATGCAGACGCCCCGTGAGCCCGAACTCACGTTCGACCAGGTCAAGCAGGCGATTAACTTGGTCGATTTAGTCCTGACGCTGGGCTACGAGCACCACCGCCAGCAAAGCGGCCCCGCCCTCGACCAGGGCAAGTTCCACACCTTTAATTATCGCGGCAAGGCGAAGCTGGATCAGGTAATTATTTACAAAGCCCCCTCTGGGGACTACCTGTATTTCAACCGGGCCGACGAGCGCGACAAGGGCAGTGTGATTGACTTCCTGAAAAACCGGCTGGAAAACCCGCGCATTGCCGGAATTCAGGCCAGCAGGGGCAAAAGTATCTGGGGCAGCGTCCTGGATAATGCCCGGCGCTTTCTGAATCTGCCGGAGCCTCAGCGCAAGACGAGCCCGCAGTTGCAGCAGCTAATTATCCCGGTACAGCGGGGGGATCAGTACGTGCCCGACTTCCTGCGCCAGACCATGCCCCTCACGGACACGCGCCACCTGAATGCGCGCGGGTTGAGCAATGAGACGCTAAGCAACGGCTGTTTTGAGGGGCGCATCCTAAACCAAGTGCACGAGGGCGTCAGTAAGACCGGCCAGCCGTATAAGTTTGTGAACACGGCTTTTCCGCAGGTCTACAATGACAAGATTGTGGGGCTGGAAATCAAGGCCCAGGGCTTCCAAGGGCAGGCCGCTGATTCGCTGAATTCGTCAGCCCTGTGGCTCTCCAATAGTGGGCCCAAGACCAACACCCTCCTAGTGACGGAGACCGCCATTGACGCCCTCTCGCACTATCAGCTCAAGCAACCCACCAACACGATGTACGCCTCCACGTCGGGCCAGCTGACGGGTAACCAGGTGGTCGAAATCCGGCGGCTCATTACCAACCAGAACCTGAAGACGGTGAAGCCCGCCTTCGACCATACGGTGGCGGGTCATGTATTCGATACTAAGCTGATTACGGGCCTGGCGCACGTACTCACGCCGATGCATATCGAGCGCAGCTTGCCGGGCCAACTAACGGTCACCATCAACTCGGATCAGGAGTCTTATTTCCGGAAGCTACACGAGCAGACGAAAAACTATAATCAGCAGGTAACGGAAGGGTATTTCCAGTTGGCTGGCCGCCATGCGCCCCCCACCCACACGTTGCAAAGCGAGCTGATCCTGGCCGGCAAAGAAGCCGACAACCGCTATCAGTTTCACATCCCGAAACGAGTGGAGGCACTCGCGTTTTTCAACCGGGCCCTGCTGCAAAGCTACCCGATGAGCGTGAAGATGGATTTGGAAAAGTCGCGGGCTTCTGACTGGAACAACCAGCTGAAAGAGAGCCTGAAGGAAAAAGCAAACGCGCAGGTACCGGATGCCTTGGCGGCCGAGGAAGCGAACCGCCGCCGAAGCTTGCGTAGATAA
- a CDS encoding plasmid mobilization protein, which produces MEVEALPELDHEGGDKSQKDQHINVRISSTDKKLVEKKAAQAGLKTGEYMRRAALGRQITGKIPPEFRRMLAATGSNLNQLTRLANAGKLRGASVQTLNELLTRLLETLK; this is translated from the coding sequence ATGGAAGTAGAAGCACTACCGGAGCTAGATCATGAGGGAGGCGATAAGAGCCAAAAGGACCAGCACATCAACGTGCGCATCTCCTCGACGGACAAGAAACTAGTCGAAAAAAAGGCGGCCCAGGCGGGTTTGAAGACCGGCGAGTACATGCGCCGCGCCGCGCTGGGCCGGCAGATTACGGGCAAGATTCCGCCCGAATTTCGGCGTATGCTGGCCGCGACGGGCAGCAATCTGAATCAGCTCACGCGCCTCGCCAACGCGGGTAAGCTCCGTGGCGCCAGCGTCCAGACGTTGAACGAGCTCCTTACCCGGTTACTGGAAACGCTGAAATGA
- a CDS encoding cadmium resistance transporter: MDGLVGHVGLAVLTFAVTNVDDLLLLGLFFSNPRYPTRSVVAGQFLGVGFLVGVSLFGLLLGQWGHPQVMGWLGLVPLALGLRAAWRLRKAAAAEIAELKEPNVGSTLLQVAAITIANGADNLSVYIPLFATLPAVTVGLYCGVFAVLVGLWCLVSYYLVQHPGVHKVLARYGHIILPFFLIALGGWILFETQAYTLVLR, encoded by the coding sequence ATGGATGGACTCGTGGGCCACGTGGGCCTGGCCGTGCTGACCTTTGCCGTTACCAACGTCGATGACTTGCTCTTACTAGGTTTATTTTTCAGCAACCCCCGCTATCCGACCCGCTCAGTCGTGGCTGGCCAGTTCCTCGGGGTTGGTTTTCTGGTGGGGGTCAGCTTATTCGGGCTGCTGCTCGGCCAATGGGGCCATCCGCAGGTGATGGGCTGGCTCGGCCTAGTGCCCCTGGCGCTGGGGCTACGGGCAGCGTGGCGCCTGCGGAAAGCGGCGGCCGCTGAAATAGCAGAGTTGAAGGAGCCAAACGTGGGCTCTACTCTACTGCAGGTAGCCGCCATCACCATTGCCAATGGGGCAGATAACCTCAGCGTTTACATTCCCTTGTTTGCCACCCTGCCAGCGGTGACCGTGGGGCTGTACTGCGGGGTGTTTGCCGTACTGGTAGGCCTGTGGTGCCTGGTAAGCTATTACCTAGTACAGCACCCGGGCGTCCACAAAGTACTGGCTCGCTACGGCCACATCATCTTACCCTTCTTTCTCATCGCCCTGGGCGGCTGGATACTTTTCGAGACCCAAGCCTACACTTTGGTGCTGCGTTAG
- a CDS encoding ArsR/SmtB family transcription factor has translation MTSPSCIRVFADTGHIEASQQRLKAAAPQLQTLAAVLALTGNEVRLQLLFLLLDQQQLCVCDLADVLQMNVSAISQHLRKLKDGGVVQARKVGQTVFYTLTPALRPLVQPLLASVSTPLTTAAV, from the coding sequence ATGACTTCCCCTTCCTGCATCCGGGTCTTTGCCGATACGGGCCACATCGAGGCCAGCCAGCAGCGCCTGAAGGCCGCCGCACCGCAGTTGCAGACGCTGGCCGCGGTGCTAGCCCTGACGGGCAACGAAGTGCGCCTGCAGCTGCTGTTTCTGCTACTAGACCAGCAGCAACTCTGCGTGTGCGACCTGGCCGACGTGCTGCAGATGAATGTGTCGGCCATTTCCCAACACCTACGCAAGCTCAAGGACGGCGGCGTGGTGCAGGCGCGCAAGGTCGGGCAGACCGTGTTCTACACCCTGACGCCCGCCCTGCGGCCCCTGGTGCAGCCCCTGCTGGCGTCCGTTTCCACCCCCCTCACTACCGCTGCTGTATGA
- a CDS encoding relaxase/mobilization nuclease domain-containing protein: MIAKTVTGNDFSGALEYGAGLRSDRTNKQAELLSVANLGSQEAGGMAAEMRAVAEMSSRIQLPVWHTVLSWAPGETVSRAQKVAAAKLYCELMGASLERHQVAVFEHKDKDHPHIHIYLNRVPMDGGPALRSDQNYARNVQATRQIREQLGMKPLPKRRVTTKDVDPRKEEARGYVREQLTAALQDASIRSLDQLIARLQAQQIEVVLKRDAKGVLVGTSFRYQQTSVKGTDVGVRAQQLRDHFRPFGSETLRTSNQLTPGHRSTPAAEPALARADDGTPGSLLSLSDASGPAGFSPGLDDAERNENEGRRRRRRPRL; this comes from the coding sequence ATGATTGCCAAAACAGTTACCGGCAATGACTTCAGCGGCGCCCTGGAGTATGGGGCGGGCTTGCGTTCGGACCGCACCAACAAGCAAGCTGAGCTACTGAGCGTGGCTAATCTGGGTAGCCAGGAGGCGGGCGGCATGGCGGCGGAAATGCGGGCCGTGGCCGAGATGAGCAGCCGGATTCAGTTGCCCGTGTGGCACACCGTCTTGTCGTGGGCCCCAGGCGAAACGGTAAGTCGGGCGCAGAAAGTGGCGGCGGCCAAGCTCTACTGCGAGCTGATGGGGGCCAGCCTGGAGCGCCACCAAGTGGCCGTGTTTGAGCACAAGGATAAAGACCATCCGCATATTCATATTTACCTCAACCGCGTGCCCATGGATGGGGGCCCCGCGCTGCGCAGTGATCAAAACTACGCCCGCAATGTGCAGGCCACCCGCCAGATTCGGGAGCAGCTGGGTATGAAGCCCTTGCCCAAGCGCCGGGTCACTACCAAAGACGTGGATCCACGGAAGGAAGAAGCCCGCGGCTACGTGCGCGAGCAGCTGACGGCCGCCCTGCAGGACGCCAGCATTCGCTCCCTCGACCAGCTCATCGCCCGGCTCCAAGCGCAGCAGATAGAAGTGGTGCTCAAGCGTGACGCCAAGGGGGTACTCGTTGGCACCAGCTTTCGCTATCAGCAAACCAGCGTGAAGGGCACCGACGTGGGCGTACGGGCCCAGCAGTTGCGCGACCACTTCCGCCCCTTTGGGTCCGAGACCCTGCGCACCAGTAACCAGCTCACTCCGGGCCACCGCAGTACCCCGGCCGCAGAGCCGGCACTGGCCCGGGCCGACGATGGGACACCAGGCAGCTTGCTTAGCCTGAGCGATGCGAGTGGCCCGGCTGGGTTCAGCCCTGGCCTCGATGATGCCGAGCGCAACGAGAACGAAGGACGCCGGCGCCGGCGTCGGCCCAGGCTCTAA
- the merTP gene encoding mercuric transport protein MerTP gives MSQPATTSPKSLAGTGLLAALAASLCCITPLLALVGGLGGVASTFSWLEPLRPYLVALTVGVLGFAWYQQLRPIVVAADDCGCPVPAKPSLMQSRGFLASVTVGAALLLAFPYYGARFYPSAAPKPVVATSAGPVWQTSSYRIGGMTCEACARHVEHDVQQLPGVQRVQVSYDQGTAQVRFNPNVTPAAQVEQAINGTGYSVLNPTSSR, from the coding sequence ATGAGCCAACCTGCTACCACTTCACCCAAGTCCCTGGCCGGCACGGGCCTGCTGGCGGCGCTGGCGGCTTCGCTGTGCTGTATCACGCCCCTGCTGGCCCTGGTCGGTGGGCTGGGTGGCGTGGCCTCTACCTTCTCGTGGCTGGAGCCCCTGCGACCCTACTTGGTGGCCTTGACGGTGGGGGTGCTCGGCTTTGCCTGGTACCAGCAACTCCGGCCCATAGTCGTAGCGGCCGATGACTGCGGCTGCCCCGTGCCGGCCAAGCCGTCGCTGATGCAGTCACGTGGCTTCCTGGCCAGTGTGACGGTGGGGGCCGCGCTGCTGCTAGCCTTTCCGTACTACGGGGCCCGCTTCTACCCGTCGGCGGCACCCAAACCGGTGGTGGCCACCAGCGCCGGGCCGGTGTGGCAGACAAGTTCCTACCGCATCGGGGGCATGACCTGCGAGGCCTGTGCCCGCCACGTGGAGCACGACGTGCAGCAGCTGCCGGGCGTGCAGCGCGTGCAGGTCTCCTATGACCAGGGCACCGCCCAGGTACGCTTTAACCCAAACGTGACACCTGCTGCCCAGGTAGAGCAAGCCATCAATGGTACCGGCTACTCGGTACTGAATCCCACGTCTTCCCGTTAA